In Acinetobacter wuhouensis, the genomic window ATTAAATATTTTATGGAACTCCAGAATATTTATTCAGGCGATACTTAAGCAATAAGGGTAGGGTGATTACATAAAGTATTGCAGCTAATGCCCATACCATTCCAGGAGCTGATGCCTGAGTCATAAAATAGAGGCTAGTAACTAATACAGGACCAATTATAGCCCCCAGACTATTAAAACTGCTTAATAGCCCTTGTAATTCACCTTGTCTTTCATCACTAATACCTCTGGACATCATTGCTTGCAAAGCAGGAACGGCTACTCCACCAAGGGCAAACAATGGTAACAACGCAAAAGGCACCCATTCTTCAACAGCAATAGATAAAAGAAGTAAACCAATTGCATCGCAAGCTATTCCACATAACAACGTATTTTTCTCTCCAAACCTCTTTACCATAGGGGCGATAGCAAAAGCCTGTGCAATAGAATGGCATATTCCATAACTAGCAAGGGAAACACCTGCAATAAATATACTCCAGCCATAACGATCCTGCCCATAGATAACCCATAAAGTTGCGGGGACTTGTGAAACCAATGTGATAATTAAAAAGATACCAAGCAATGGAGCCATATTAGGTTGAGTGATCAAATAGGATAATTTCTTTAATATTGATTGCTCCTGAACCTTCTCAGTCATTTTATTGCTGTGTTTTGATTCTTTTAATAAGACTGCTGTCATTATTAAATTAATCCCATTCATAAAAGCAGCAGCAAAGAACGGTGCATGTAAGTTCCATTCACCCAAAACTCCACCTATTACCGGACCCGCTATAAACCCAATACCAAAGACAGCTCCAAGGAGACCAAACCTTTTTGCACGCTCATGGGCTGGAGTAATATCTGAAACATAAGCTGTTGCAACAGCCATGTTGGCACCTGTAATTCCCGCAAAAATACGACCAATATATAGCCACAATAGAGAAGGAGCAGCAGCCATTAGGAGATAATCAGCCGTTGCACCAGCAATTGAAATAATTAATACAGGTCGACGTCCAAATCGGTCACTCAACGCTCCAAGGATAGGTGTAAAAATGAACTGCATCAGAGCATACACAGCTAATAAAGCACCATAGTGAACACCGCCTGCTTCAGCTCCAGCCAATGACCGTAATAATTCAGGCAAGATCGGCATAATTAAACCAATCCCAACAGCATCCAGAAATATAGTGATTAAAATCACGCTCAATGATTTCTTCACAAATGCCTTCTCTAGCAATGATAGAATTAATATTCTCTCACACACTCCCTATCAGTGATAGATTTATGAGTAAAAAAGATATTGCACCTCAACGTCTGACACGTGAAATAGTCCTGCGTACCGCATTGGATATGTTGAATGAAGAAGGCATAGATTCAATAACCACACGCAAGCTAGCTCAACGATTGGGTATTAAATCTCCAACTCTATATTGGCATTTCAAGAATAAATCCTTGTTAATGGAAGCAATGGCGGAAACCATTATAAATGAACACCATTTAGTTTCTTTACCCATCGATGGGATGACATGGCAAGATTGGTTGCTCGCTAATTCTGTAAGCTTTCGTCGAGCACTACTAGCTTACCGTGATGGTGCTCGTCTACATGCAAGAACTAGCCCCAGTCAAGGACATTTCAACACGATTGAGGCCCAAGTTGCGCTGTTATCTCATGCTGGGTTTTCTCCTGTTGAAGCAGTTGCATTACTTATGACATTAGGAAGGTTTATTGTTGGGTGGGTCCTTGAGGAGCAGCAAGAAGAAATAAGATCAGACCCACCATTCGAAGCCGATCCAACTATATATCCACTCATGCTCCAAGGAGTGAATACCTTACAAAATATGAATGCGGATGACATTTTTGAAAATGGGATTCGTATGGTGATTATCGGTGCTGAAAGACAACTTGATATTAAAATGCAAACTTAACTCTATACTGCTTTAAGCAACTGTTCTATTTAGTAATAAAGCTTTTATCCTTAATTATTTAACATAATGGCGATTATACGAATCTAAAAATGGGAGTCTTTAGCTCCCATTTTTATTGTTAAACATTGAATCCTATATGTTTTCCTGTTGGAAGCTCTACATCAATACGGAGCTTCCCGCCCATTGCCTCAACATACTTTTTCATGGTTGAAATCTTAAGATCATTGCCACGATTTTCTATTGCTGAAAGCGATGGCTGTTTTATTCCCAAAGTTTCAGCAAGTTCCTTTTGAGAGATTTCAAGTTCTTCACGAATAAGATGAAGCTGATTTTCTAGCAGTAATTCATCTGCCATTTTTTGAATACGGGCTTGGCTCTCTGGAGAGCGGCTAGCTAACAATTCTTGCAGAGTCTTAGCCATTAGATTTATCTCCTAGGGTGGTGAGATGAAGTTGGTATTGTTCATCTGCAATATCCAGCATGTCTTTATAAAAACGCTTTTTACTGCCTTTATCAGCAATACATAGAACAATAGCCTGTCGTAAAGGATCAAATGCGAAGAAAGCTCTCAGTGGTTTACCTCGATGTTGAACACGAAGCTCTTTCATGTTGGTAAATTTAGAGTCATAGACAGTATCTACTAAAGGGCGGCCTAAACTTGGTCCTTGCTGCTGTAGAACAACTAGGGCAGCCAGAACCTTCTCTTGTGTTGATTCGTCTTGCTGTTCAAGCCATTCATTAAATAGATCTGTCGTAATGACTATCCACATACCACAACCAAAATATAGATTATAGTCTATATTTTAGGAGCATTATGCTTGTTTTGCAAATGAGAAATGATAGGCAATAAAAAACCCCAGCATCCTGCCGGGGTTTTTCATATTGGGGTCGTTTGCGGGAAGGGGCGGAATCCTACGCTAAGGCTTTGGCCAGCGATATTCTCCGGTGAGATTGATGTGTTCCCAGGGGATAGGAGAAGTCGCTTGATATCTAGTATGACGTCTGTCGCACCTGCTTGATCGCGGCCGCGATAGCTAGATCGCGTTGCTCCTCTTCTCCATCCGCGTTCCAAGCTGCGGAAAGGCACCCATAAGCGTACGCCTGGTCGAGCAGGCGACGCGGATCGACGTCCAGCGCACGAGAGAATGCGTCCGCCATCTGTGCAATGCGTCTAGGATCGAGACAAAGGTCGTCTCTGTCAGCCGGATCGTAGAACATATTGGCGGCGCCAAAGCCCACTTCACCGACCAGACCGACGGGATCTATCACCAGCCAGCCGCGACTGGAGAACATGATGTTTTCATGATGCAGATCGCCATGTAGCCCACGCAGTTCCGAGGCATTGCTCATCATTTGATCGGCTATAATCGCCGCGTGGACGTAGTCAGTTTGACAACCTGCGTTTTGATCATCGCGCGCCCGCTGAAACAAAGCTGCAAAGCGATCCCGGATCGGGAGAAGGGCAGAAGGCAGGGGTTCCTCAGATGCGGCATACAGCTTCGCCATTAGTTCCGCTGCAATTTCGGTCGCCTGGTAGTCGCCGTGCTCGGCAACGATGTGAGAGAGCATTCGCTCCCCGGCATATTCGAGCAACATCAGATTGTTCTCACGACCGAGCAACCGGACTGCTCCCCTCCCATTGCGCCATACCAGATAGTCGGCCCCGCGCAGTTCATCAGCAATGTCTTCTATAGGTTTCAATCCCTTGACGATTGCAGGAGTCCCGTCTGGCAATGAAACTTTCCAAACGAGGCTGGAAAAGGTGTCCGCAATGAGAACAGGTTGCGAAACGTGCCAATGAGCAGGAAAAACAGGCGGCATGAACATCAACCCCAAGTCAGAGGGTCCAATCGCAGATAGAAGGCAAGGCGTTCGCGGTCGGGGGCTTCGATCCCCAATACATTGAATAGGACAGCGAAGGCGCGCTCTGCTTCATCTGGCGCTGCCCAG contains:
- the tet(39) gene encoding tetracycline efflux MFS transporter Tet(39) is translated as MKKSLSVILITIFLDAVGIGLIMPILPELLRSLAGAEAGGVHYGALLAVYALMQFIFTPILGALSDRFGRRPVLIISIAGATADYLLMAAAPSLLWLYIGRIFAGITGANMAVATAYVSDITPAHERAKRFGLLGAVFGIGFIAGPVIGGVLGEWNLHAPFFAAAFMNGINLIMTAVLLKESKHSNKMTEKVQEQSILKKLSYLITQPNMAPLLGIFLIITLVSQVPATLWVIYGQDRYGWSIFIAGVSLASYGICHSIAQAFAIAPMVKRFGEKNTLLCGIACDAIGLLLLSIAVEEWVPFALLPLFALGGVAVPALQAMMSRGISDERQGELQGLLSSFNSLGAIIGPVLVTSLYFMTQASAPGMVWALAAILYVITLPLLLKYRLNKYSGVP
- a CDS encoding aminoglycoside O-phosphotransferase APH(6)-Id → MFMPPVFPAHWHVSQPVLIADTFSSLVWKVSLPDGTPAIVKGLKPIEDIADELRGADYLVWRNGRGAVRLLGRENNLMLLEYAGERMLSHIVAEHGDYQATEIAAELMAKLYAASEEPLPSALLPIRDRFAALFQRARDDQNAGCQTDYVHAAIIADQMMSNASELRGLHGDLHHENIMFSSRGWLVIDPVGLVGEVGFGAANMFYDPADRDDLCLDPRRIAQMADAFSRALDVDPRRLLDQAYAYGCLSAAWNADGEEEQRDLAIAAAIKQVRQTSY
- a CDS encoding helix-turn-helix domain-containing protein, which gives rise to MAKTLQELLASRSPESQARIQKMADELLLENQLHLIREELEISQKELAETLGIKQPSLSAIENRGNDLKISTMKKYVEAMGGKLRIDVELPTGKHIGFNV
- a CDS encoding TetR/AcrR family transcriptional regulator C-terminal domain-containing protein is translated as MSKKDIAPQRLTREIVLRTALDMLNEEGIDSITTRKLAQRLGIKSPTLYWHFKNKSLLMEAMAETIINEHHLVSLPIDGMTWQDWLLANSVSFRRALLAYRDGARLHARTSPSQGHFNTIEAQVALLSHAGFSPVEAVALLMTLGRFIVGWVLEEQQEEIRSDPPFEADPTIYPLMLQGVNTLQNMNADDIFENGIRMVIIGAERQLDIKMQT
- a CDS encoding type II toxin-antitoxin system RelE/ParE family toxin; amino-acid sequence: MWIVITTDLFNEWLEQQDESTQEKVLAALVVLQQQGPSLGRPLVDTVYDSKFTNMKELRVQHRGKPLRAFFAFDPLRQAIVLCIADKGSKKRFYKDMLDIADEQYQLHLTTLGDKSNG